A part of Cannabis sativa cultivar Pink pepper isolate KNU-18-1 chromosome 6, ASM2916894v1, whole genome shotgun sequence genomic DNA contains:
- the LOC133039086 gene encoding uncharacterized protein LOC133039086, which yields MGLLINGSVQGTIKPTCGLHQGDPLSLALFITAADVLSRLITTRMIEGHIQGFKVSRDGPVITHLMFSDDVILFKKASVKEAKGFLRCLEDYCSWSGQAVNYQKSTVFFSKGVSSGLAREIAGILNMKRMKNDATYLGLPLFRSLNRSRDLRFLVDRALQRVRSWKTRLLSKAGKTCLIQSVGSALASYVAATEPISLNVARKPKLRGGLGFRTVEAVNKAFMTKWAWKALTDNTNTWSKVVQAKYLKGRNFLNLEKQGGESGMWKAILDSRGVLEKEWFGRDNAQAMLNIDLPNDKINDSGMWLGEHNGMFSIKSAYRMIKGHDPNYEEGVWKLIWSSPIHSRLKFL from the exons ATGGGATTGCTTATCAATGGATCTGTTCAAGGCACAATCAAACCAACTTGTGGCCTCCATCAGGGAGACCCCCTATCCCTAGCCCTCTTCATTACTGCTGCGGATGTTTTATCTAGATTAATAACTACAAGAATGATCGAGGGGCACATTCAAGGTTTCAAGGTTTCCAGAGATGGTCCGGTAATTACACATCTGATGTTTTCTGACGATGTAATATTATTCAAGAAAGCTTCGGTCAAGGAAGCTAAAGGTTTCCTTCGGTGCCTTGAAGATTATTGCTCTTGGTCGGGACAAGCGGTCAACTATCAAAAGTCAACAGTGTTCTTCTCCAAGGGAGTTTCTTCGGGGCTTGCGAGGGAGATTGCGGGGATTCTCAACATGAAAAGAATGAAGAATGATGCAACTTACCTAGGCCTTCCTCTCTTCAGATCCCTAAACAGGTCAAGAGATCTTCGGTTTCTAGTTGATAGGGCTTTGCAAAGGGTTAGGAGTTGGAAGACTAGGCTCCTCTCAAAAGCAGGGAAAACCTGCCTGATTCAATCGGTTGGATCTGCTTTGGCTTCTTATGTCGCGGCTACTGAACCAATTTCATTGAATGTTGCAAGGAAA CCTAAACTCAGAGGAGGGTTGGGATTTAGAACTGTTGAAGCGGTGAACAAGGCTTTCATGACTAAATGGGCTTGGAAAGCTTTGACTGATAATACCAATACGTGGAGCAAGGTGGTACAAGCTAAGTACTTAAAGGGAAGAAACTTCCTGAATCTTGAAAAACAAGGAGGTGAATCGGGGATGTGGAAAGCTATCTTGGACTCCCGGGGAGTGCTTGAGAAAG AGTGGTTTGGAAGAGACAATGCTCAAGCTATGTTGAATATTGACCTTCCTAACGACAAGATTAACGACTCAGGGATGTGGTTGGGTGAACATAATGGGATGTTTTCTATAAAATCTGCTTATCGGATGATCAAGGGCCACGATCCGAATTATGAGGAGGGTGTTTGGAAACTCATTTGGAGTTCTCCAATTCACTCTCGACTGAAGTTCTTGTGA